A stretch of the Carassius carassius chromosome 6, fCarCar2.1, whole genome shotgun sequence genome encodes the following:
- the LOC132142833 gene encoding B-cell receptor CD22-like isoform X1 encodes MIAEITMATSLMMSLPLIFMIMTAGGDGQQDWGVHYSPSYICALKGSTVKMSCTLKYPSDYKIETVFWTRPAVTDGDPLNLCLDLEKSKRVQCDEENEDTYSITLTDVTEADKHLYYCRFTTYRGTWTGIPGVQLDVTDLQVETQQSVKERDSVSLKCKSSCSLPQQTTFIWFRNTQRITTGNVKENQLQLQSVSRQDAGNYQCAVSGYEHLISPPVYLKVQWGDGQQDWGVHYSPSYVCALKGSTVKMSCTLKYPSDYKIETVFWTKPGVTDGDLPKLCLVPENRGRVQCENENEDTYSITLTDVTEADKHLYYCRFFTNIEKGKLTGIPGAQLDITDLQVETQQSVKERDSVSLKCKSSCSLPQQTTFIWFRNTQRLTTGTGENQLQLQSVSRQDAGNYQCAVSGYEHLISPPVYLNIECEYKLDWGVNYSPSYVCALKGSTVKMSCTLKYPSDYKIETVFWTKPGVTDGDLPKLCLVPENRGRVQCENENEDTYSITLTDVTEADKHLYYCRFITNIEKGKWTGIPGAQLDITDLQVETQQSVKERDSVSLKCKSSCSLPQQTTFIWFRNTQRLTKGNVKENQLQLQSVSRQDAGNYQCAVSGYEHLISPPVYLNIEYPPQSVSVSISPSGEIVEGDSVTLSCSSDSNPPALIFRWFKENQNSAVGSGQSLIISSFNSSHSGRYSCEAQNQHGSLRSDSVSVAVEGTQRAVLQTVTGTVAGLIFIIIIIIVFMKWKKRDGGAERVRQNQQEDRVGRSAETASTNDVPVYSVVSANQRDDLYANIKKKEPKPKDSGDVEDVQYASVHHFKNKDMNKTEETIEMQHPSDANRAEDVIYSSVK; translated from the exons ATGATCGCAGAAATCACTATGGCAACATCACtcatgatgtcacttcctctgATCTTCATGATCATGACTGCGG GGGGTGATGGTCAGCAGGATTGGGGAGTGCATTACAGCCCTTCATATATTTGTGCATTAAAGGGTTCAACAGTGAAAATGTCCTGTACTTTAAAATATCCTAGTGATTATAAGATTGAAACAGTCTTCTGGACCAGACCAGCTGTAACTGATGGAGATCCACTGAACCTTTGTTTAGATCTGGAAAAGAGTAAAAGAGTTCAGTGTGACGAAGAAAATGAAGACACTTACAGCATCACTCTGACAGATGTAACAGAAGCTGATAAACATCTCTACTACTGCAGATTCACTACATATAGAGGAACATGGACGGGGATTCCTGGAGTTCAGCTGGACGTCACCG ACCTGCAGGTGGAGACACAGcagagtgtgaaagagagagattcAGTCTCTCTGAAATGTAAAAGCAGCTGCTCTCTGCCTCAACAAACAACATTCATCTGGTTCAGAAACACACAGAGAATAACTACAGGAAACGTGAAAGAGAATCAGCTTCAGCTGCAGTCAGTCAGTCGTCAAGATGCAGGAAACTATCAGTGTGCTGTTTCAGGATATGAGCATCTGATCTCTCCACCTGTTTATCTTAAAGTACAAT GGGGTGATGGTCAGCAGGATTGGGGAGTGCATTACAGCCCTTCATATGTTTGTGCATTAAAGGGATCAACAGTGAAAATGTCCTGTACTTTAAAATATCCTAGTGATTATAAGATTGAAACAGTCTTTTGGACCAAACCTGGTGTAACTGATGGAGATCTACCAAAGCTGTGTTTAGTTCCAGAAAACAGAGGAAGAGTTCagtgtgaaaatgaaaatgaagacaCTTACAGCATCACTCTGACAGATGTAACAGAAGCTGATAAACATCTCTACTACTGCAGATTCTTTACAAACATTGAGAAGGGAAAATTGACGGGGATTCCTGGAGCTCAGCTGGACATCACCG ACCTGCAGGTGGAGACACAGcagagtgtgaaagagagagattcAGTCTCTCTGAAATGTAAAAGCAGCTGCTCTCTGCCTCAACAAACAACATTCATCTGGTTCAGGAACACACAGAGATTAACTACAGGAACAGGAGAGAATCAGCTTCAGCTGCAGTCAGTCAGTCGTCAAGATGCAGGAAACTATCAGTGTGCTGTTTCAGGATATGAGCATCTGATCTCTCCACCCGTTTATCTTAATATTGAATGTGAGTACAAACTG GATTGGGGAGTGAATTACAGCCCTTCATATGTTTGTGCATTAAAGGGATCAACAGTGAAAATGTCCTGTACTTTAAAATATCCTAGTGATTATAAGATTGAAACAGTCTTTTGGACCAAACCTGGTGTAACTGATGGAGATCTACCAAAGCTGTGTTTAGTTCCAGAAAACAGAGGAAGAGTTCagtgtgaaaatgaaaatgaagacaCTTACAGCATCACTCTGACAGATGTAACAGAAGCTGATAAACATCTCTACTACTGCAGATTCATTACAAACATTGAGAAGGGAAAATGGACGGGGATTCCTGGAGCTCAGCTGGACATCACCG ACCTGCAGGTGGAGACACAGcagagtgtgaaagagagagattcAGTCTCTCTGAAATGTAAAAGCAGCTGCTCTCTGCCTCAACAAACAACATTCATCTGGTTCAGGAACACACAGAGATTAACTAAAGGAAACGTGAAAGAGAATCAGCTTCAGCTGCAGTCAGTCAGTCGTCAAGATGCAGGAAACTATCAGTGTGCTGTTTCAGGATATGAGCATCTGATCTCTCCACCCGTTTATCTTAATATTGAAT ATCCTCCACAGAGCGTCTCGGTGTCCATCAGTCCGTCTGGTGAAatagtggagggagattcagtgactctgagCTGCAGCAGTGACTCAAACCCTCCTGCTCTCATCTTCAGATGGTTTAAGGAGAATCAAAACTCAGCTGTTGGATCTGGACAGAGTCTCATCATCTCCAGCTTTAACTCCAGTCACAGCGGACGCTACTCTTGTGAGGCTCAGAATCAACATGGATCTCTGAGATCAGACTCTGTTTCAGTCGCTGTTGAAG GGACTCAGAGAGCTGTTCTACAAACAGTTACTGGGACTGTGGCAGGAttgatcttcatcatcatcatcatcattgtgTTTATGAA ATGGAAGAAAAGAGACGGTGGAGCTGAAAGAGTCAGACAAAATCAG CAGGAGGATCGTGTTGGCAGATCTGCAGAAACAGCTTCGACCAATGATGTTCCAGTGTATTCAGtagtatcagccaatcagagGGATGATCTGTAtgccaacattaaaaaaaaggaacCCAAACCCAAAGACTCTGGAGATGTTGAAGATGTTCAGTATGCCAGTGTCCATCACTTCAAGAACAAAGACATGAACAAGACTGAAGAGACCATTGAGATGCAACATCCGTCTGATGCCAACAG AGCTGAAGATGTGATCTACAGCTCAGTAAAATGA
- the LOC132142833 gene encoding B-cell receptor CD22-like isoform X3 → MIAEITMATSLMMSLPLIFMIMTAGGDGQQDWGVHYSPSYICALKGSTVKMSCTLKYPSDYKIETVFWTRPAVTDGDPLNLCLDLEKSKRVQCDEENEDTYSITLTDVTEADKHLYYCRFTTYRGTWTGIPGVQLDVTDLQVETQQSVKERDSVSLKCKSSCSLPQQTTFIWFRNTQRITTGNVKENQLQLQSVSRQDAGNYQCAVSGYEHLISPPVYLKVQWGDGQQDWGVHYSPSYVCALKGSTVKMSCTLKYPSDYKIETVFWTKPGVTDGDLPKLCLVPENRGRVQCENENEDTYSITLTDVTEADKHLYYCRFFTNIEKGKLTGIPGAQLDITDLQVETQQSVKERDSVSLKCKSSCSLPQQTTFIWFRNTQRLTTGTGENQLQLQSVSRQDAGNYQCAVSGYEHLISPPVYLNIEYPPQSVSVSISPSGEIVEGDSVTLSCSSDSNPPALIFRWFKENQNSAVGSGQSFIISSFNSSHSGRYSCEAQNQHGSQRSDSVSVAVEGTQRAVLQTVTGTVAGLIIIIIIIIIVFRSRKRKRECGTEDVNQKQTADSSDDTYTALDPASRTSADIYSTIRSGDFRPPDDTYTALDLQARSSDYETLAVTSAHPH, encoded by the exons ATGATCGCAGAAATCACTATGGCAACATCACtcatgatgtcacttcctctgATCTTCATGATCATGACTGCGG GGGGTGATGGTCAGCAGGATTGGGGAGTGCATTACAGCCCTTCATATATTTGTGCATTAAAGGGTTCAACAGTGAAAATGTCCTGTACTTTAAAATATCCTAGTGATTATAAGATTGAAACAGTCTTCTGGACCAGACCAGCTGTAACTGATGGAGATCCACTGAACCTTTGTTTAGATCTGGAAAAGAGTAAAAGAGTTCAGTGTGACGAAGAAAATGAAGACACTTACAGCATCACTCTGACAGATGTAACAGAAGCTGATAAACATCTCTACTACTGCAGATTCACTACATATAGAGGAACATGGACGGGGATTCCTGGAGTTCAGCTGGACGTCACCG ACCTGCAGGTGGAGACACAGcagagtgtgaaagagagagattcAGTCTCTCTGAAATGTAAAAGCAGCTGCTCTCTGCCTCAACAAACAACATTCATCTGGTTCAGAAACACACAGAGAATAACTACAGGAAACGTGAAAGAGAATCAGCTTCAGCTGCAGTCAGTCAGTCGTCAAGATGCAGGAAACTATCAGTGTGCTGTTTCAGGATATGAGCATCTGATCTCTCCACCTGTTTATCTTAAAGTACAAT GGGGTGATGGTCAGCAGGATTGGGGAGTGCATTACAGCCCTTCATATGTTTGTGCATTAAAGGGATCAACAGTGAAAATGTCCTGTACTTTAAAATATCCTAGTGATTATAAGATTGAAACAGTCTTTTGGACCAAACCTGGTGTAACTGATGGAGATCTACCAAAGCTGTGTTTAGTTCCAGAAAACAGAGGAAGAGTTCagtgtgaaaatgaaaatgaagacaCTTACAGCATCACTCTGACAGATGTAACAGAAGCTGATAAACATCTCTACTACTGCAGATTCTTTACAAACATTGAGAAGGGAAAATTGACGGGGATTCCTGGAGCTCAGCTGGACATCACCG ACCTGCAGGTGGAGACACAGcagagtgtgaaagagagagattcAGTCTCTCTGAAATGTAAAAGCAGCTGCTCTCTGCCTCAACAAACAACATTCATCTGGTTCAGGAACACACAGAGATTAACTACAGGAACAGGAGAGAATCAGCTTCAGCTGCAGTCAGTCAGTCGTCAAGATGCAGGAAACTATCAGTGTGCTGTTTCAGGATATGAGCATCTGATCTCTCCACCCGTTTATCTTAATATTGAAT ATCCTCCACAGAGCGTCTCGGTGTCCATCAGTCCGTCTGGTGAAatagtggagggagattcagtgactctgagCTGCAGCAGTGACTCAAACCCTCCTGCTCTCATCTTCAGATGGTTTAAGGAGAATCAAAACTCAGCTGTTGGATCTGGACAGAGTTTCATCATCTCCAGCTTTAACTCCAGTCACAGCGGACGCTACTCTTGTGAGGCTCAGAATCAACATGGATCTCAGAGATCAGACTCTGTTTCAGTCGCTGTTGAAG GGACTCAGAGAGCTGTTCTACAAACAGTTACTGGGACTGTGGCAGGattgatcatcatcatcatcatcatcatcattgtgTTCAGGAG taggaagaggaagagagaatgTGGAACTGAAGACGTGAATCAAAAGCAG ACGGCTGACTCGAGTGATGATACATACACAGCTCTGGATCCAGCGTCCAGAACATCAGCTGACATTTACAGCACGATCAGA TCTGGTGACTTCAGACCTCCTGATGACACCTACACGGCTCTCGATCTTCAGGCCAGATCCTCTGATTATGAGACTCTAGCAGTAACTTCAGCACATCCACATTAA
- the LOC132142833 gene encoding sialoadhesin-like isoform X2 codes for MIAEITMATSLMMSLPLIFMIMTAGGDGQQDWGVHYSPSYICALKGSTVKMSCTLKYPSDYKIETVFWTRPAVTDGDPLNLCLDLEKSKRVQCDVENEDTYSITLTDVTEADKHLYYCRFTTYRGTWTGIPGVQLDVTDLQVETQQSVKERDSVSLKCKSSCSLPQQTTFIWFRNTQRITTGNVKENQLQLQLVSRQDAGNYQCAVSGYEHLISPPVYLKVQWNDGLQDWGVNYSPSYVCALKGSTVKMSCTLKYPSDYKIETVFWTKPGVTDGDLPKLCLVPENRGRVQCENENEDTYSITLTDVTEADKHLYYCRFITNIEKGKWTGIPGAQLDITDLQVETQQSVKERDSVSLKCKSSCSLPQQTTFIWFRNTQRLTKGNVKENQLQLQSVSRQDAGNYQCAVSGYEHLISPPVYLNIEYPPQSVSVSISPSGEIVEGDSVTLSCSSDSNPPALIFRWFKENQNSAVGSGQSLIISSFNSSHSGRYSCEAQNQHGSLRSDSVSVAVEGTQRAVLQTVTGTVAGLIFIIIIIIVFMKWKKRDGGAERVRQNQQEDRVGRSAETASTNDVPVYSVVSANQRDDLYANIKKKEPKPKDSGDVEDVQYASVHHFKNKDMNKTEETIEMQHPSDANRAEDVIYSSVK; via the exons ATGATCGCAGAAATCACTATGGCAACATCACtcatgatgtcacttcctctgATCTTCATGATCATGACTGCGG GGGGTGATGGTCAGCAGGATTGGGGAGTGCATTACAGCCCTTCATATATTTGTGCATTAAAGGGTTCAACAGTGAAAATGTCCTGTACTTTAAAATATCCTAGTGATTATAAGATTGAAACAGTCTTCTGGACCAGACCAGCTGTAACTGATGGAGATCCACTGAACCTTTGTTTAGATCTGGAAAAGAGTAAAAGAGTTCAGTGTGACGTAGAAAATGAAGACACTTACAGCATCACTCTGACAGATGTAACAGAAGCTGATAAACATCTCTACTACTGCAGATTCACTACATATAGAGGAACATGGACGGGGATTCCTGGAGTTCAGCTGGACGTCACCG ACCTGCAGGTGGAGACACAGcagagtgtgaaagagagagattcAGTCTCTCTGAAATGTAAAAGCAGCTGCTCTCTGCCTCAACAAACAACATTCATCTGGTTCAGAAACACACAGAGAATAACTACAGGAAACGTGAAAGAGAATCAGCTTCAGCTGCAGTTAGTCAGTCGTCAAGATGCAGGAAACTATCAGTGTGCTGTTTCAGGATATGAGCATCTGATCTCTCCACCCGTTTATCTTAAAGTACAAT GGAATGATGGTCTGCAGGATTGGGGAGTGAATTACAGCCCTTCATATGTTTGTGCATTAAAGGGATCAACAGTGAAAATGTCCTGTACTTTAAAATATCCTAGTGATTATAAGATTGAAACAGTCTTTTGGACCAAACCTGGTGTAACTGATGGAGATCTACCAAAGCTGTGTTTAGTTCCAGAAAACAGAGGAAGAGTTCagtgtgaaaatgaaaatgaagacaCTTACAGCATCACTCTGACAGATGTAACAGAAGCTGATAAACATCTCTACTACTGCAGATTCATTACAAACATTGAGAAGGGAAAATGGACGGGGATTCCTGGAGCTCAGCTGGACATCACCG ACCTGCAGGTGGAGACACAGcagagtgtgaaagagagagattcAGTCTCTCTGAAATGTAAAAGCAGCTGCTCTCTGCCTCAACAAACAACATTCATCTGGTTCAGGAACACACAGAGATTAACTAAAGGAAACGTGAAAGAGAATCAGCTTCAGCTGCAGTCAGTCAGTCGTCAAGATGCAGGAAACTATCAGTGTGCTGTTTCAGGATATGAGCATCTGATCTCTCCACCCGTTTATCTTAATATTGAAT ATCCTCCACAGAGCGTCTCGGTGTCCATCAGTCCGTCTGGTGAAatagtggagggagattcagtgactctgagCTGCAGCAGTGACTCAAACCCTCCTGCTCTCATCTTCAGATGGTTTAAGGAGAATCAAAACTCAGCTGTTGGATCTGGACAGAGTCTCATCATCTCCAGCTTTAACTCCAGTCACAGCGGACGCTACTCTTGTGAGGCTCAGAATCAACATGGATCTCTGAGATCAGACTCTGTTTCAGTCGCTGTTGAAG GGACTCAGAGAGCTGTTCTACAAACAGTTACTGGGACTGTGGCAGGAttgatcttcatcatcatcatcatcattgtgTTTATGAA ATGGAAGAAAAGAGACGGTGGAGCTGAAAGAGTCAGACAAAATCAG CAGGAGGATCGTGTTGGCAGATCTGCAGAAACAGCTTCGACCAATGATGTTCCAGTGTATTCAGtagtatcagccaatcagagGGATGATCTGTAtgccaacattaaaaaaaaggaacCCAAACCCAAAGACTCTGGAGATGTTGAAGATGTTCAGTATGCCAGTGTCCATCACTTCAAGAACAAAGACATGAACAAGACTGAAGAGACCATTGAGATGCAACATCCGTCTGATGCCAACAG AGCTGAAGATGTGATCTACAGCTCAGTAAAATGA